A stretch of Fusarium poae strain DAOMC 252244 chromosome 2, whole genome shotgun sequence DNA encodes these proteins:
- a CDS encoding hypothetical protein (TransMembrane:6 (i61-84o96-115i136-155o197-216i228-250o277-297i)), whose amino-acid sequence MPISTVNDSISESSVHKSSIPTKVEMSQNEKYSEAPSEAPTIPPPPEQYAWSRIRENCQDAFSEFFGTFILLLFGDGVVAQVVLSRGTKGDYQSISWGWGLGVMLGVYVGGKSGGHLNPAVTLANCLFRGHPWRKFPVYAVAQVLGAMAAAAVVYGNYKSAIDAYEGGPGIRTVIGENATAGVFCTYPAEFMTRTGMFFSEFIASTILQFVIFAMADSANIGAGPLMPLGLFFLIFGIGACFGWETGYAINLARDFGPRLVSYMLGYGSEVWSAGGYYFWIPMVAPFLGCAFGGFLYDVFIYTGPSPINTPGMGFGRLVSPRRSTWSNTYNANSPV is encoded by the exons ATGCCCATCTCTACCGTCAACGACTCCATCTCTGAGTCTTCAGTCCACAAGTCTTCCATCCCAACAAAGGTCGAGATGAGCCAGAATGAAAAGTACAGCGAGGCGCCCAGTGAGGCACCCACAATCCCACCCCCACCTGAGCAGTATGCTTGGAGCAGAATTAGGGAGAACTGTCAGGATGCCTTTTCGGAATTCTTTGGCACCttcattcttcttctctttggtgACGGTGTCGTTGCCCAGGTAGTTCTCAGTCGTGGGACAAAGGGTGATTATCAGAGTATCTCATGGGGATGGGG TCTTGGTGTCATGCTTGGAGTGTATGTCGGAGGTAAATCAGGTGGTCACTTGAACCCAGCTGTGACTCTGGCCAATTGTCTGTTCAGAGGTCATCCCTGGCGAAAGTTCCCCGTGTATGCCGTCGCCCAAGTCCTGGGTGCCATGGCTGCTGCAGCCGTCGTGTACGGCAACTACAAGTCTGCCATTGACGCCTATGAAGGTGGTCCTGGTATTCGTACCGTGATTGGCGAGAACGCGACCGCTGGAGTGTTTTGCACGTATCCTGCTGAATTCATGACACGGACTGGCATGTTCTTTTCCGAGTTCATTGCCAGTACGATTCTGCAGTTCGTCATCTTTGCCATGGCGGACAGCGCCAACATTGGTGCTGGTCCATTGATGCCACTGGGTCTGTTTTTCTTGATCTTCGGTATCGGCGCTTGCTTCGGTTGGGAGACAGGATATGCCATCAACTTGGCTCGTGATTTTGGTCCCCGTTTGGTTTCGTATATGCTCGGATACGGGAGTGAAGTGTGGTCTGCTGGCGGGTACTATTTCTGG ATCCCTATGGTAGCTCCATTCCTTGGCTGTGCTTTTGGTGGCTTTCTGTATGATGTGTTCATTTACACTGGACCCAGTCCTATCAACACGCCCGGCATGGGTTTTGGTCGTCTCGTGAGCCCTCGTCGGTCGACTTGGTCTAACACGTACAACGCAAACTCCCCAGTATAG